The proteins below come from a single Xenopus tropicalis strain Nigerian chromosome 9, UCB_Xtro_10.0, whole genome shotgun sequence genomic window:
- the LOC100496280 gene encoding carbonic anhydrase 4-like, producing MWRLITVHLILLGLDPIAAEWCYTDPACGPSTWVTQGFCNGSRQSPINIVDASVQYNASLGTFTFTNYGDSSKLVLLNNPGHTVEVQLASGVTLSGGGLPSTYSAVAFHFHWGNTSQNGSEHQLGGRQFPMEMHIVHTKNGMNLTAAKQDPNGIAVLGFFIDVGTSSSKLPTLASLLVNVSNAGTNITLNGSFSIDSILGAVDRTSYYRYLGSLTTPTCDEAVVWTVFRNPILVPASVIQNFSSNIYLNSTGSPQNMVNNFRILQQLNSRVVQSSTNVNSAGNSATSLAGGIFSANLLFGFLLSLVNALVLMS from the exons ATGTGGAGACTTATTACGGTGCATCTGATTCTGCTCGGTTTGGACCCTATCGCTGCAG AGTGGTGTTACACAGACCCAGCGTGTG GCCCTAGTACCTGGGTCACTCAGGGATTTTGTAACGGATCACGACAGTCTCCTATAAACATTGTGGATGCATCTGTACAGTACAACGCCAGCCTGGGGACCTTCACCTTCACCAACTATGGTGACAGCAGCAAACTGGTGTTATTGAATAACCCAGGCCACACAG TGGAAGTCCAGCTGGCTAGTGGGGTGACACTATCCGGGGGTGGCCTGCCTTCCACATACTCTGCAGTCGCTTTCCACTTCCACTGGGGAAACACGAGTCAAAATGGTTCGGAACACCAACTGGGGGGAAGGCAGTTTCCAATGGAG ATGCACATTGTTCACACCAAAAATGGAATGAATTTGACTGCTGCCAAACAAGACCCTAATGGAATTGCAGTGCTGGGATTCTTTATTGAT GTTGGGACATCATCCAGCAAACTGCCCACACTGGCCAGCCTATTAGTAAATGTCTCAAATGCAG GGACGAATATAACTCTTAATGGCTCCTTTTCCATTGATTCTATCCTGGGAGCTGTTGATAGGACCTCTTATTATCGATACCTGGGTTCTCTCACAACCCCAACGTGCGATGAGGCCGTAGTGTGGACGGTTTTCAGAAACCCAATTCTCGTCCCAGCCAGCGTG ATACAGAACTTCTCATCAAATATTTATCTGAACAGCACGGGAAGTCCTCAGAACATGGTAAATAATTTCCGCATCCTTCAGCAGCTCAATTCACGGGTGGTGCAGTCTTCCACTAATGTAAATTCTGCCGGCAACTCAGCAACTTCATTAGCCGGTGGCATATTCAGTGCCAACTTGCTTTTTGGCTTTTTGCTGTCCCTCGTCAATGCCCTCGTCTTGATGTCTTAA